A region of Anaeromicrobium sediminis DNA encodes the following proteins:
- a CDS encoding S-methyl-5-thioribose-1-phosphate isomerase, with translation MERVDKGLAFMLRYENVAWYENGKVRILDRRIYPTESKFVTCNTHEEVAQAITDMVTQSAGPYTAAGMGMALAAYECRNLSYEKQMEYLESAAYKLANARPTTANRMTLIVKGCLNVAKVAMESGQQVDEAIFEHTVKSINNRYSRIGVVAKYLVDMFPQNGNIMTQCFGETIVGMMLKECKKQNKNIKLFCPETRPYLQGARLTASVAYDQGFDVTVITDNMPAFTMQNKNIDLFTSAADSICLDGHIVNKVGTMQIAIVAKHFGVPYFVTGIPDKDYHSISQVKIEERDPNQVLEFRGIKNTMEGVKGYYPSFDITPPHLVSGVVTDKGILSPYDLHRYFESKVENYY, from the coding sequence ATGGAACGAGTAGATAAAGGGCTAGCCTTCATGCTTAGATATGAAAATGTAGCTTGGTATGAAAATGGCAAAGTAAGAATATTAGATAGAAGAATTTATCCAACAGAATCAAAGTTTGTTACATGCAATACCCATGAAGAAGTTGCACAGGCTATTACAGATATGGTAACTCAAAGTGCTGGGCCCTATACGGCAGCAGGGATGGGTATGGCTTTAGCTGCTTATGAATGTAGGAATTTATCTTATGAAAAACAAATGGAATATTTAGAAAGTGCCGCTTATAAATTGGCAAATGCAAGACCCACAACTGCAAACAGAATGACCTTAATAGTTAAGGGATGTTTAAATGTTGCTAAGGTTGCTATGGAAAGTGGTCAACAGGTTGACGAGGCAATTTTTGAGCATACTGTTAAATCAATAAATAACCGTTATTCAAGAATAGGCGTGGTGGCAAAATATCTAGTAGATATGTTCCCGCAAAACGGAAATATCATGACCCAATGCTTTGGAGAAACTATTGTGGGTATGATGCTAAAGGAATGTAAAAAACAAAATAAAAATATTAAACTATTTTGTCCAGAAACTAGACCCTATCTTCAAGGAGCTAGACTTACTGCAAGTGTAGCGTATGATCAAGGGTTTGATGTTACTGTAATTACGGACAATATGCCTGCATTTACTATGCAAAATAAAAATATAGATCTATTTACATCAGCGGCAGACTCAATTTGCTTAGATGGTCATATAGTAAATAAGGTAGGAACAATGCAAATAGCTATTGTGGCTAAGCATTTTGGTGTACCATATTTTGTAACGGGTATTCCAGATAAGGATTATCACTCTATTTCACAGGTTAAAATTGAGGAAAGGGATCCTAACCAAGTATTAGAATTCAGAGGTATTAAAAATACTATGGAAGGAGTTAAAGGATATTATCCATCTTTTGATATTACTCCTCCTCATTTAGTAAGTGGTGTAGTTACAGATAAAGGAATACTAAGCCCTTATGATTTGCATAGATACTTCGAATCAAAGGTAGAAAACTATTATTAG
- the mtnK gene encoding S-methyl-5-thioribose kinase: MSRFNSHFRMEVEDAILYAKENLHIFNENAQLEATEIGDGNINYVFKVWDVNTKESVIIKHADILLRSSGRPLDVDRNRIEAEVLMLQNNLASGLVPKVYKYDPVMCALSMEDISDHRNLRKELLERKTFPCLADHITTFIVNTLLPTTDLVMDSGEKKDNVKNYINKDLCKISEDLVFTEPFIDYKGRNIVLEENMEFVKKELYEDKELILEAGKLKNNFMNNAQALIHGDLHSGSIFVKEDSTKILDPEFAFYGPIGYDLGNVIGNLFFAWTNAIVTADPKDMEEFQVWIEKTIENILELFKDKFIKLYKEIVTDVMAKEEYYMNWYLDSILSDTAGIAGLEIIRRVVGDSKVLDITSITDIDARIKAERLLILTAKTFIKNRDNVKTGKEYITIFNSNI; this comes from the coding sequence TTGTCTAGATTTAACTCACATTTCAGAATGGAAGTAGAAGATGCTATCCTTTATGCAAAGGAAAATTTACATATATTCAATGAAAACGCCCAACTAGAAGCTACGGAAATCGGTGATGGCAATATAAATTATGTATTCAAAGTTTGGGATGTAAATACTAAGGAATCAGTTATAATTAAGCATGCTGATATTCTTCTTAGGTCTTCAGGTCGTCCTTTGGATGTAGATAGAAATAGAATAGAAGCAGAAGTCCTAATGTTACAAAATAATTTAGCTTCTGGACTAGTTCCTAAAGTATATAAATATGATCCCGTAATGTGTGCCCTATCAATGGAGGACATATCTGATCATAGGAATTTAAGGAAGGAACTATTGGAAAGAAAAACTTTTCCATGCTTGGCAGATCACATAACTACATTCATTGTGAATACTCTTTTACCAACAACAGATTTAGTTATGGATTCAGGAGAAAAGAAAGATAATGTTAAAAACTACATTAATAAAGATCTTTGCAAAATATCAGAAGACCTTGTATTTACAGAGCCTTTTATTGATTACAAGGGTAGAAATATTGTGTTAGAAGAAAACATGGAGTTCGTAAAAAAAGAGCTATACGAGGATAAGGAATTAATCCTTGAAGCAGGAAAGCTTAAAAATAATTTTATGAATAATGCCCAAGCATTGATACATGGTGATTTACATTCTGGCTCTATCTTTGTGAAAGAAGACTCTACTAAAATATTAGACCCAGAGTTTGCCTTTTATGGACCTATTGGATACGATCTTGGAAATGTAATAGGAAACTTATTTTTTGCATGGACAAATGCTATTGTAACAGCAGATCCTAAGGATATGGAAGAGTTTCAAGTATGGATTGAGAAGACTATAGAGAATATCTTAGAGCTATTTAAGGACAAATTCATAAAACTATATAAGGAAATAGTAACAGATGTAATGGCAAAGGAAGAGTATTATATGAATTGGTATTTAGACTCTATCCTATCAGATACGGCAGGAATAGCTGGCCTTGAAATTATCAGAAGAGTAGTTGGAGATTCAAAGGTTTTAGATATTACAAGTATTACTGACATAGATGCAAGAATTAAGGCAGAGAGATTATTAATATTAACAGCTAAAACCTTTATAAAAAATAGAGATAATGTTAAGACAGGTAAAGAATACATAACAATATTTAATAGTAATATATAA